The sequence below is a genomic window from Salicibibacter cibarius.
ACTGGCATGTTTCAAACAGCGTCTTTGCAAGATGGAAAAGAAAATGTCGATTTGATTCATCCACGACGCATGAATCGGCGTATAGACAAATGTGAATGTGTTGGCGTGGCCTTGGTTGAAGGTTGTCCACCGTTGACTTGGTCCGTCATAATGGATGTTGAGATTATCCCAGATCACAGTGATGTTGGTGTCATCTTGGTAATGCTCGGCCAGATCTTCCATAAAGGCTTGAATATCTTCCGCTTTCCGTCCGGAACGGCATTGAGCAAATACTTCCCCGGTTTGAATATCGAAACTGGCGAATAACGATTGCGTCCCGTGACGCATGTATTCATGTTCGAACCGTCCGGTGACGCCAGGTTTTGGACGTTTCGTTTCATATTTTCGCTCCAGGGCTTGTATCCCCGTTTTCTCGTCGATACAAAGCACGCGGGTATCTGCGGGCGGATTCAAGTATAAAGACACGATCGAATTCACTTTTTCCTTGAAGTGTGGATCCTTGCTGTGAAGCCACATTTGGAACTTGTGCGGTTTGAGATCATTGTGGATCAACGTTCGATGGATACTCGAACGGCTCATGGGTTTCAAATCGTGTTCAGCTTCGATGGTTTCTACCAATAGATCGAGCGTCCATTGAGGGCGTTCCCCAAACCCGTAATGTTTGGGGGCGTCGCAGGCGATCGCGATGACTTCACACCGTTCTTCGATCGTATATGTCGGCGGTGCACCAGGCCGGGGTTGATCACGCAAGCCCTCAACACCATCAGACATAAACCGATCTCGCCATTTACGTACCGTCTTTTTCGATGTCTGTTGCTGGCGTGCCACCTTAGCTATGCTTTGGCCCAGAACAGCTAGAGACCAAATGATTTGAGCGCGGAATTGAATACGAACCTCGGTCTTTCCACTGCGAAGGAGGTTGGCTAATTTTTGGCGTTGTTCGGTACTCGCGTCAAACGTAAATAACAACTTTATGGGCCCCTCTCCCAGATGGTATTTTCTACTCATGTGGTAAAATCAACCATCGAGAAGAGTCAAATAACACCAATTTTTGATATCATTTCCGAACTTTTATTCTGGGAAAGAATTTATGATACGTTGTACTAGTGCATTATTAACGATTATATATTAACTCATATATAAGGTATCGTCTGATATGTTATTTCCTTAATTCTTCATTATCTTGGCCTAATAACGGTGGGGGTGATAGTTTATAGGAATTGTAACTGCTAAAACGAAATGGATTATTTATGGCACGTATGGTCCCGGATTTCTGGTGTTCTAATTTTAATTCCATGTTCCTTTCAATAAAATGTTTATCTTCTAACACGTCAGCAAGTGTATTAATAGGTGCACTAGGGACTCCGTGTTCGTTAAACTTTTTCACCCAATAAGAGCTTGTATGCTTTAAGAATATAGGTGTTAATATCTTACGTAATTCATCTCTATTTAGTATCCTTGCTTCATTTGTTTTAAACCGATCATCATACTCAAATTCCAATATACCCACTACTTCACAAAATTTAGGCCATAATATATCACTGCCCCCCATAATTTGAATAAATTTCCCATCGGAACAAAGGTAATTGCCTGTAGGGCTCCTTCCTGGATTTTCAGATCCTCCTCGTTCAGGCAAATTCCCGACTGCAAGATATTCCGCTGCATTTGTGGAATATAAACTTAATAGAGAATCGGCCAATGATAAATCTATATGATTTCCTAATCCACTTCTTTCACGAGCATACAAAGATACCAATATTGATGATAGCGCATACAAAGAACCGGTTAAATCACCAAACATTAACCCACTTCTAAGTGGCGATTCGCCAGGATTTCCTGTAATAGCCATGACACCAGTAATAGCTTGAACTATAGAGTCATATGCCTTACGATCCTTGTAGAGGCCTTGTTGTCCAAATCCTGATATGGAGCAATAAATTATTTTTTCATTTATCTCTTTAACTGATGAGTAATCCAGTTGAAGCTTTTCCATTGTTCCAGGCGTAAAGTTTTCCACGATCACGTCTGCTTCCTTAATCAGATTATACACTTTTTCCTTTTCAGAAGAGTTTTTTAAATTAATTTCCACACTTTTTTTATTTCGATTCATTGGATAAAAGTAATCTTCGTCTTCCTTAGTTCGTCCAGCATAAGTGCGTACGTTCCTGTTTTCGTCACCGATATCTGGTTTTTCTATTTTAATCACTTCCGCACCGAGATCACCTAAAAGCATCGTGCAAAAGGGTCCTGATAACACCCTCGAGAAGTCAACAATTTTAATATTCTCTAAAGGATATCTTTTTTTAGTAGAATTCAAATTATCAATTGTTAAATTATTTGCCTTCACATTCATCCCCCTCGTTATTTTTCCGCATATTCTTCTGCCCGTTTTTTTCCTAACATATTGCAATCAATGAGTAACAACTACTCTAATTAGAGCCTTCCCCTTTATAATTTATAGCCCTGTTGGCCAATTTTTTAGTAAATGTTGGCCTACCCCATTATTTTTCTTCTGGGAATAAACCTCTAAAATACGCTTTAAATAATCCCGGGTTTCTCTTGGATCAATGACATCTTTTGCCCCATAAACGGACGCCAAATCATAAGCAGAGGTATCTCTGGATGCTTCTTTTATATATTCCTGATATTTATCTGGATCATCTGATTCATTTATGCCATAAACAATTGAGACGCTTGCATGTGGGTCCATAAAACTTACTTCAGACGTCCACCAAGCAACAACTTCATCAGCATTTCCACTCCCTCCCATATTCCGAACAGCCAATCCATAACTTTTTCTCATGATGATCGCTATTTTCGGAACAGTTACGAGCGCTAAAGCATTTAGCCAATTAATGGCTTTTCCCGGCATACTGTTCCGTTCTGACTCTACCCCCACTTGGAATCCAGGCTGATCAGCCATCATAACAATCGGAATGTTATAGGAATCACAGTGAACTAGGAAACTGATGGCCTTATCAGCCGCATCTGCGTCAATGACTCCTCCTTTAAACATTGGATTATTAGCTATAATACCTACGCTTTTTCCATCTATTCTTGCAAGAGCTGTAACCAAACTTTTACCAAAACGATCTTTCATTTCAAAGTAACTATCCTTATCTACGATACACTGAATCACTTTACGCACATCAAAAACTTGCTTTTGCGATTCAGGAATCAGATCAAGAATATTATTTACAGAATCATCAGAACCTGCTGGAACAGACTTGCGCGGGGGAGGTTCATTGCAATGGCTAGGAAGATAACTTAGATATTTTTTTATAGCATCCAAAGCTTCTTCATCGCTGTCAACTGCAAGATCAACCATACCAGTTACTTCAGTATGTAGTTTCCACCCACCCAATTCTTCATAATCAACATCCTTTTTTGTTGCCAATTCAACTAGACGAGGACTGGAAATAGCCAGGCAAGCCCCTTTTTTCATAACAGTAAAGTCTGACATTATTGAATACCAAGTCGCATTACCAAAGCTGTTACCCAAACAGGCGGCAGCCCAAGGAACCTCACGCAGACGCATATATTGACCAGGGTCGTTATTAATACCAATAATATTTCGTGCCCCCATTATGTCAGGCATACGTGCTCCACTGGATTCACCAAGAAATATAGCAGGGAAACCATTATCTTTCGAAACGTTTTTTATATATTCCATTTTCCTGCCATTAACCTGACTGCTAGAAGCTCCCTTTACGGTAAAATCATTCGAAACTACCCCTACATCGCGCCCATTAATTTTCCCAAATCCCGCAACCTTTCCATCAGCTGGCGTTTTTTCCCTATCCTGAGCTAATATTGAAGTTGCAAAAAGACCTGATTCATAAAAGCTATCTGAATCCAAGAGGTAATCAATTCTCTCGCGGGCATTCATAATACCCTCTTTGCGTCTACGTGATAATTTCTCTTCTCCCCCCATTGACTTTGCTTTCATTTTTCGTTCTTCATGTTCTTTAACATTTTTTTCAAATTTCATAAAAAACCCCCTATAAAATATTATTGTGTGCTAAAAGACATTTGTGCTGCTAGCACACATACGTCTTTTTAAAACTATATGGACGTCAATTTTGTATTGTTAACTATTTTACTCTATGAATACAAGAAAAGTAAAATGAGTATTTATCATACATACATGATTACAAGTCATGTATTAGAGGTTTTAATATAAATGCTAAGTGCTATTATGCGAAGTTTTAACAAAGGGCTGGGACAACTAACCAAAAGAATATAAAAATGAATCCAACCATTCTTTGATGATATCGGAACCATTTTTCGTTGGGTGGGTTGATCTTCGTTATCTATCGGTTAATTTATATGCTTGTCGTTATGCTCCTTCCATTTTATCGCCATGAATACTAATTCGTTTCCTTCCTTCCCGCGGACAAACGAATGAAGCCCAACCATACTTTAGCCTTCAGTTCATGTATGAACAGAGGATAGGGATAAAATAAAGACCTCTTCTATAACTTAAAAATTATTGGGATATTTGATCACGTTTGTATTAAGGTATATACGAATATTTTCTCATGATGCTACATTCTCAACAATGTGTGCTACCATTTTTTTCGTAAGTAAAGAACCAAGGGTATAGAAGTTGCGATAAAAAATGCAACAAACAAATAAGATTCTTGGATGGCTCGCTCACCAGCTTCAATCCATCCATTACTATCTAAATGAAGGGCACGCCGATACTCAAAAAATATTGATAAAAATACAACACAAATAACTTTCATTAGTTGTCGAGAAAGATTATTGAATGCTGATCCGGAAGATACATACTCTTCATTTAGGGCGTTTAATCCACTAGTAGAAGCCGGGGTATTAATCATTCCATTACCGATGCCCTGTAAAGCGAGCAAGGTAGCAAGAAAGCCTAAACTAATTTCTCCTATCGAAAAACCAATCACAAAAGTTAGAACGGTTGTAATCAACACTCCTAGTAAAATCACAATGTACGGCCCTTTTTTATCAAGAATTTTTCCACCAATAGTCATAGAAAGCCCCATAGCTAATGCTTGTGGAAAAAGTATAAATCCTGCATAAAGGGGTGGAAGCCCATAAATATCTTGAATTAAAATAGGGATCAGTAACAAAATAGAAAACATAGCTAAGATATTAAAAGAAATCAAAACTAAGCTTCCACTAAAGACAAAGTTATTTAATATTCGTATGTTTAAGAGTGGTTGATCAATACGTAACTCCTGCCATATGAATAATAAAAGGGCAGCAACTCCCAAAGTTATAATGGTATATGCTGATATTGCATATAATTGATTTTGCAAAAAATTAATTCCAATCATAAGAAAGGCGAGCCCTAAACTTATATATATAAATCCTATCCAATCAAAATGAACTTTAATTGACTTTTCATCTTTTTGCAGAAAAAAAATTCCCGCCAAAGCAGCTACTAGTGCTGTAGGTATATTTATATAAAAAAGCATTTCCCAAGTAAAGAATTCTAATAAAATGCCTCCAATAGTTGGTCCTATGGTTGGGGCTCCCGTAGCTCCAACCCCCCAAATACCTAACGCTAACCCTCGTTCATTTTTAGGGAAATGTTCAAAAATCAGTATCATTGAAAGTGGCATAACCAAACCGCCACCTAATCCTTGAATAAAACGAAAAATGATCAAGCTAGCAAAATCCCAGGCAAGAGAGCCAAAAAAAGAACCTAGTAAAAAAATAAATGTTCCTAATAAAAATATTTTTTTTCTGCCAACTCTTTTTCTTAAGTAATTAGAAAGAGTCATGACTATTACCATACCCAATGAAAATGCAGTGATTATCCACTGTCCTTCGACGGCAGTAATCTGATACATATCCATAAAAAAAGGAAGGGAAACATTCATCAAGCTATTGTTAAGAATAACCATAAAACCGCTAAGGACTGTAGAAAGCAATACTCCCCACTTATTAACCTGTTTATTTATCTTATTATCGATCAAGAGGAACCTCTCCTGGGAATTGTGAAATACCTTCCTCCAAGACACAATAATGCTATCGCATGTGACAGTTTCACCATGCCCATGGCAAGCAAATCACTATAACGTCTTTGAAGAAGGTATTTCGAAGACTAATAAATATAATATTATTTCAAAGATTATTGATACCCTATATTTCTCACGGAAAGGAAGCTATGCCCATTGTTTCTACGAATGATTACGTATCTTTTAAACTTATTACTAACCGGATGATTATGAATCATTTCCACAAAATAGGATTCACCTAAAATTACCTGTATGCATCAGAAGAAAATCAATATTTGTAAAACCCTTCTCCCGATTTGCGGCCTAATTTACCGGCCTTTACATACTTGATGAGCAGCGGGCAAGGGCGGTATTTTTCTCCTAAAGTTTCATATAAATAGTTCATATTCCGAAAGCGACTATCGAGGCCGACGAGGTCTGCCAGTTCAAGTGGGCCCATCGGATGATTTAAGCCGAGCTTGAGGGCCTTGTCGATGTCCTTGGCTGATGCTACGCCTTCCATGTACATATTCATCGCTTCATTTCCGATTAAGCAGTTCATGCGGCTCGTCACAAAGCCCGGAAATTCATTGACTTCCACTGTTTCCTTGTTCATTTTCTCTCCAAGATCCTGCACGATTTGAACCGTGTCCTCGGACGTATCCAGTCCTTTAATGAGTTCTATCAACTTCATTTTATGAACAGGATTGAAAAAATGCATGGCGATGACTTTGTCAGGGCGGTTCGTAGCAGCGCCGATCTCCGTCGGGCTTAGCGTTGATGTATTCGTAGCCAGCACCGTATGTTCGGAACAATATTTATCCAGATTTTGGAAAATATAAACCTTTAATGGAATTTCTTCTAAAACCGCTTCAATGACAACATCCGCTTCGCGGACGGCTTGCTGCAAGTCACTTTCATAACCTATTTGCTGTTTTGCTACTTCTGCTACGTCCACAGCGATAAATCCTTTATCCACACTTTTTTGTAATAGTTCCTCAATGGATGTCTTCGCCTGTTGGAGGTTTCCTTCATCGATATCTTGGATCTGCACCCCGAAACCGCTAAGGGCAGCCGTGTAGGCAATGCCTCTCCCCATCGTTCCGGCTCCAACTACACTGATCTTTTTCATGATGTTCATCCTTTCTACATTTCGAGCATGAGTGCCATGCCCTGACCTCCGCCGACACACAAGGTCGCCACACCCAATCTTTCATCTTTGCGTTTCATTTCATAGAGGAGCGATGTTGTAATACGCGCACCTGTAGCTCCAAGCGGATGTCCCAACGCAATCGCCCCGCCGTTTCTATTCACGGCTTCCTGCGGCAAACCAAGCTCACGGATGACCGCTAGAGACTGGGAAGCAAAGGCTTCGTTCAGTTCCCAAACGCCGATATCTTTTTTGATTTTTCGGTTCTTTGCAAAAGTTTTTCAACGGCAGGAACGGGACCGATGCCCATAATTTCCGGATCAACACCAACGGCCGTCCAGTCGACGATCGTTGCCATTGGTTGAACGCCGAGGTCCTCCGCTTTCTCTTTCGTCATGAGAACGAGCGCTGATGCGCCATCGTTACGTCCGCATGCATTCCCCGCCGTCACCGATCCGTCGAATTTAAACGCCGGTTTCAAGGAGGCGAGTTTCTCCGGCGATGTGTCCCGGGGATATTCATCGACGGAAAACGTGAACGTTTTTTTCCGTTGCTTGACTTCAACAGGCACAATTTCTTCAGCGAATGTTTGATTTTCAAGCGCTTGTTTCGCCCGTTGTTGGCTTTCATAGGCAAATGCATCCTGGTCTTTACGGGAGATATTGTATCGCTCGGCCACATTTTCCGCGGTCGCACCCATGCCAAGCTTGTCCCCATAGATTTCTTTAGGCTGCTGGCCGGCTTCCAGATTGGAATCCACGAGATGCTGCATCCCTTCTCCGTAGCGAGTATTACGCAAATACATGGGAGCCTGGCTCATATTTTCCGTGCCGCCGGCAATCACAACATCCGCCTGTCCAAACAGAATCTGCTGGACACCGGAACCAATCGCCTGCATGCTAGAGGCGCATAGCCGATTGACGGTAAACGCTGGTTTATTTTCCGGAATGCCCGCCCGCAAAGCGGCGACTCGAGCGACGTTCGATGAAGCGGTAGTTTGCCGGACCTCGCCTAAAATAACTTCATCTACTTCCTCATTTTCAATCCCAGCTCTCGATACGGCTTCCTTAATGACGATGCTCCCCAAATGTCCGCTGTCTACGTTCCGAAGGGAGCCGCCGGCTCGTCCCACGGCCGTTCGAACGGCGCTCGCGATCACAATTTCCTTGTTTTGTACGTTCATGTTCTTCACCTTCCCTATTTTCCCTGAAAATCGGTCTTTCTTTTCTCCAGAAAAGCACTCGTGCCTTCGTATTTATCATTAGATTTGAAAGCGACTGCCTGGGCGAGTTTTTCCAATAATTGAGCGCTCTCTAAATTCGAATCCGCTCCCCGGGTTACGACCATCTTCGCGAGGCGAACGGCGAGAGGCCCTTTGGTGGAAATATCAGTGGTGATTTCCTGCCCTTTATCTTCGAGTTCTTCCGGAGCACTCACATCATTAACGAGACCGATGCGGTGCGCTTCATCGGTATCGATCAATTCTCCACACAAAATCATTTCCACGGCTTTCCCCTTTCCGACCAAACGGGACAAGCGCTGCGTGCCGCCCGCACCGGGAATAATGCCCAAATTCAATTCCGGAAGATCGATCTTCGCCTTCGCGCTTGCCACCCGGATATCACAGGCCAAAGCGAGCTCACAACCGCCGCCGGCCGCAACCCCGTTAAATCGTCGGTTTTTCAAAGTCTGCCAGTTTGTCATACACAGCCTGCATCCCCGGAGACAGGGCATCGACGGCTTCTTTGTCCCGAAGTTGTTTGATATCCGCCCCTGCTGCAAATGCTTTCTCGCCGGCACCTGTGAAAATAATACCATCGACGTCTACGCGCTGGGCTACTTCATCGAGAGCGTTCTCCATCTCCTCCAATACCTGCGCGTTGAGGGCATTGCGGACTTCCGGGCGGTTAATCGTCATCGTTGCCCATCGCTTGTCTACATTTGCTTTAATGAGTTCATTCATGGAACGCACCTTCCCTTATTCAATTTCTAATATGGTCTCACCTTCATCAACAAAATCCCCTTCTCCTTTAAGAACCATTTTTACCTGCCCACCGGCTACGGACTCTATCGGGATTTCCATTTTCATGGATTCAAGAATCGCTACTTCCTCGCCTGTTTCTACTTGATCCCCTTGCTTCTTTAATAATTTCCACAAGTTCCCTGCCATACTTACTTCAATCTTTGCCATGATTATTGGTCTCCTTTCTTAATTTTAAAAATGTTCGTTAATAAAATGAATCGTGACATTGCCAGCCGTATATTCAGGATGTTTCGATACTTCACGTAAAAACGAGAGATTCGTCTTGAGCCCTCTTATGTCGCATTCATCTAATGTTTTTTCTAGGCGGTCAATGGCCTCTTCACGTGACTTACCATATACAATTAGTTTTGCAAGCAAGGGGTCATAATGCGGAGTAATTTCAGTTCCGCTGCGTACACCGGTATCAAGGCGAATATATTCGGATTCAGGCACGTGAAAGTCATCAATCGTTCCCGGTGATGGAAAAAAGGTCTTCGGGTCTTCGGCATAGATTCGCGTTTCAATCGAATGTCCTTTTATTTTTATTTGGGGTTGTTCAACGCTCAGTTTTTCCCCTGCTGCCACTTTCAGCTGTTCCTGGACAATATCGACCCCGGTTACCCATTCTGTGACCGGATGTTCAACTTGGAGTCGCGTGTTCATTTCCAGGAAGTAAAATTCGTCATCCTCAACGAGAAATTCCAGTGTTCCAGCATTTTCATACTTAAGAGACTTTGCGGCCTGAACCGCGGCCTCATGTAATCGGCTTAGCAACTCGTCCGAGAGGCCGATTGCCGGTGCTTCCTCGAAAACTTTTTGGTGTCTGCGCTGAATGGAACAATCCCTCTCGCCAAGATGAATCACGTGTCCATGTTGGTCACCAAGAACCTGCACCTCGATATGACGCGGGACTTCCAGTGCTTTCTCAATATAAAGGGAGCCGGACCCAAAATAGTTTTCGGCTCTGCGTTGATTGCTGTGAAATGCTTTTTTCAGTGCATCTGCATCGTTTACTTTTTCCATACCAATGCCCCCACCGCCTGCTGCTGCTTTTAGCATGACAGGATAACCAATGTCATCGGCAAAAGAAACAGCTTTTTCGGCATCGGCAATCGGGTCGTCAGATCCCGGTATAACAGGAACACCTACCTCTTTCATGCGTTTTCGGGCTAACACTTTATCTCCCATTTGCGCCATCGTTTCAGGGGCAGGACCTATAAAAACTATGCCTTCATTTTTACTTTTTTTTGCAAAATGGGCATTTTCTGATAAGAATCCATATCCTGGATGTATTGCATCTGCTCCTGATTTTTTTGCTATATCAATGATTTTATCAATATTTAAGTAACTTTCGCTAACTTGTGCTTCTCCAACGCAATGCGCTTCATCAGCTTCCATAACATGTGGAGATTCAGCATCAACCTCAGAATAAATAGCTATAGCATGAATGTCTAGTATTTTACATGTGCTGATAATACGGACTGCTATTTCCCCACGATTTGCCACAAGAATTTTTTTAAACATTTTTAACCTCCTAAAGTTATGAGATGTTAGCTTTTAAAGTAGCAAAAGTCTTCCTTTTTATAAAAGAAAACAAAATATCTGGAATCGTCTTTTAGTCTATATCAGAGTGTTCTCTAATCTTACACAAACAGAATAGTTATTTATACCAGTAAACATTTTTAATCATTTATAGGATTTTCATATGTTGATAGGGAAACGCCTTAACTAATAGGCGGGGAACAGTTGCTCCGTTAACTCACGATCATCTTGATTGGAGTTGCATGACACGCCTTCACAATCATTAGAAATAGTAAAGCGAAGGCTACAGAACCTATTAGCGGTATCGATGTTAACCATTGATTCCAAAAAGAAAATAAGAGTTAAATCGCATCCTATGCCTATGTATCCAGCAGTTCCTAACATTGCCAATGACAGTCAAAACCCACACATTCATGACCAAAAATGGGTAAAGATGTTAAACCTACCCTGAGTTTGCTATTCCAGTGAGTATATTATTATATAGATTGATCGAAAGGAATTTAAGCTTATCCGTCAAACCTTTATTTTAAGAAAGGAAATTACTTATAGTGAGCTCAGATTAAAAATTTAAGAACTTAAAAAACTTTAGGTCCTGCGATACAAGAATTCTAGGGAGCCATACACAAATAACTAAAGGTTTCGAGTGTCTTAGGTATCTTGCACGCTACGAATCTATATTGATATAGTTAAAATGATAAGTGTGATCCAATATGCTGAAAAAACTTGAAAAAAACCTACGCCGATATGTGTACGAACGGCACCGAGAACATGTGCCGCTCCTAACATTGTCACTCACATACATTTAAACTTAACTAAAAGAAAACTGCATCACATATTAAAACATCCCCAAGAGAATAAGAATGCATTGTTAATGTTCGTTCTATTTATCATCGCTTTCCATAACAATAGCTATATTTCCTTCTGAAAGCATATCTCCAACTTTAACCCTTATTTCTTTAATAACACCTCCTTCGGATGCTGTTAAAGGAATTTCCATTTTCATTGACTCCATAATCAGTAGCACATCTCCTTCATTAACTCTATCACGCTCTTCCACTTCAATTTTCCAAACACTTCCTGATAAATCTGCCATGACATTTATTAAACTCATTTTATCGCCCCTCATGAGTGATACACTCCTGTTTGAATAAAATCCATTTTAGATTTCTAACCAATATTTTAGACAACTAAAATAAAATACGCTGATATATATTTAGATAAGAATACAAGAAGCCTTTCCTGAAAAAGCATATAATTTATTCGTGAATGGGAACAATTATTCTAACCACGTTTAAGGAGTTCTTAAATTATTACCACTATTAAGGTGAATTGCTTACTTAGCGCATTGTGCGTAACTTCATCCCTACCTGCCTTTTAGTTAATTCATATGCATCTTCTACCCAGTCACTAAGAACGTAGCGTGTTTCCTTAGGTTCTATAATATCTACAACTCCAAATTTTTCAGCAGTACGAAAGGGAGAAGATAAATTCTGATAGTAATACTCAATTTCTTCCTGGCGTTTGTCTGGATTCTCCGCCTGAGATATTTCCTTTTTATAGGCAGCGGCCACACCACCTTCTACAGGTATAGATCCCCATCGGGCTGATGGCCACGCAAAACGATGGTTCAATGATCGACCACTGGGACCATGCTTTGGACCATGGGCTCCACCTCCAACACCAAAAGCTCGTCGTACAATAATGGAGCACCAAGGAATTTCCGCTTGTTCAATTGCTCCTAAGGTACGTATAGCTGAGGTCAACGTTCCGTTACGTTCCGCTTCAATTCCACTCATAACGCCTGGCTGATCTACGAAATTTATAATAGGAATATGGAATGTATCACATAAGTCAACAAATTTTTCAGTTTTATTTGCTGCCTGTAAAGTTAAAGACCCTCCCATGATTTTAGGGTCATTGGCAATAATCCCTACAGTATAACCATTCATTCTTGCTAGACATGTGATTGTTGATCCTCCGAAATGTCTCGAAATTTCAAACAATGTCCCTTCGTCGACTACTGTTTTTAATATCTTTCGCATATCATAGATTTTTCTTTTATTTTTGGGGATAATAGTATTCAATTCATTATTCATTCTATCTGGACTATCATTTGTGGGTTTATACTCAGGAACTTCCCATACATTTTGTGGCATATACGAAAGAAATTGACGAACCTGTCGAAAGGCATCTTCTTCATCTGTTGCTTCATTATTTACCACACCACTTCGAGTATGAACTTGTGTTCCACCCAATTCTTCTTTTGTTACATCATAATTCAAGCCTTGTTTTACAACAGGTGGACCACCAGCAAAAACATGACTAATATCTTTAACCATAACTGAAAAGTGAGAAATTCCGACTTTGATAGCTCCTAATCCAGCACAGGATCCTAATGCTACTCCAACAACAGGAACACGGCCCAATAGTGAGATAGAAGGCCACCTTGAATAACCAGG
It includes:
- a CDS encoding acetyl-CoA carboxylase biotin carboxylase subunit, which gives rise to MFKKILVANRGEIAVRIISTCKILDIHAIAIYSEVDAESPHVMEADEAHCVGEAQVSESYLNIDKIIDIAKKSGADAIHPGYGFLSENAHFAKKSKNEGIVFIGPAPETMAQMGDKVLARKRMKEVGVPVIPGSDDPIADAEKAVSFADDIGYPVMLKAAAGGGGIGMEKVNDADALKKAFHSNQRRAENYFGSGSLYIEKALEVPRHIEVQVLGDQHGHVIHLGERDCSIQRRHQKVFEEAPAIGLSDELLSRLHEAAVQAAKSLKYENAGTLEFLVEDDEFYFLEMNTRLQVEHPVTEWVTGVDIVQEQLKVAAGEKLSVEQPQIKIKGHSIETRIYAEDPKTFFPSPGTIDDFHVPESEYIRLDTGVRSGTEITPHYDPLLAKLIVYGKSREEAIDRLEKTLDECDIRGLKTNLSFLREVSKHPEYTAGNVTIHFINEHF
- a CDS encoding acetyl-CoA carboxylase biotin carboxyl carrier protein subunit, whose amino-acid sequence is MSLINVMADLSGSVWKIEVEERDRVNEGDVLLIMESMKMEIPLTASEGGVIKEIRVKVGDMLSEGNIAIVMESDDK
- a CDS encoding acyl-CoA carboxylase subunit beta, with protein sequence MNGYNSSEEEWGEELNELRYRREMAENMGGDDSIDFQHNRGKLTVRERIKALVEYNSFNELGKIAGKGKYNKEGNLESFSPSNSVMGTARIDKKKIVVSGDDFTIRGGSSESTVSDKWVYAERMANEMDKPLIRLVDTAGGSVKLLEQQQATKIPGYSRWPSISLLGRVPVVGVALGSCAGLGAIKVGISHFSVMVKDISHVFAGGPPVVKQGLNYDVTKEELGGTQVHTRSGVVNNEATDEEDAFRQVRQFLSYMPQNVWEVPEYKPTNDSPDRMNNELNTIIPKNKRKIYDMRKILKTVVDEGTLFEISRHFGGSTITCLARMNGYTVGIIANDPKIMGGSLTLQAANKTEKFVDLCDTFHIPIINFVDQPGVMSGIEAERNGTLTSAIRTLGAIEQAEIPWCSIIVRRAFGVGGGAHGPKHGPSGRSLNHRFAWPSARWGSIPVEGGVAAAYKKEISQAENPDKRQEEIEYYYQNLSSPFRTAEKFGVVDIIEPKETRYVLSDWVEDAYELTKRQVGMKLRTMR